From a region of the Corvus moneduloides isolate bCorMon1 chromosome 27, bCorMon1.pri, whole genome shotgun sequence genome:
- the ANK1 gene encoding ankyrin-1 isoform X13, protein MAQAAKQLKKIKDIEAQALQEQKEKEESNRKRRNRSRDRKKKRGHAPTTVDPLPSCCKQGSPEGMLEQESAVQADAATSFLRAARSGNLDKALDHLRNGVDINTCNQNGLNALHLASKEGHVKMVVELLHKEIVLETTTKKGNTALHIAALAGQQDVVRELVNYGANVNAQSQKGFTPLYMAAQENHLEVVKFLLENGANQNVATEDGFTPLAVALQQGHENVVAHLINYGTKGKVRLPALHIAARNDDTRTAAVLLQNDPNADVLSKTGFTPLHIAAHYENLSVAQLLLNRGASVNFTPQNGITPLHIASRRGNIIMVRLLLDRGAQIETRTKDELTPLHCAARNGHVRIAEILLDHGAPIQAKTKNGLSPIHMAAQGDHLDCVRLLLQYSAEIDDITLDHLTPLHVAAHCGHHRVAKLLVEKGAKPNSRALNGFTPLHIACKKNHIRVMELLLKTGASIDAVTESGLTPLHVAAFMGHLPIVKTLLQRGASPNVSNVKVETPLHMAARAGHTDVAKYLLQNKAKANAKAKDDQTPLHCAARIGHTGMVKLLLENNANPNLATTAGHTPLHITAREGHMDTALALLEKGASQTCMTKKGFTPLHVAAKYGKVDVAELLLAHDAHPNAAGKNGLTPLHVAVHHNNLEIVKLLLPKGSSPHNSAWNGYTPLHIAAKQNQMEVASSLLQYGASANAESMQGVTPLHLASQEGHADMVALLFSKQANGNLGNKSGLTPLHLVAQEGHVLVADVLVKHGVTVDAMTRMGYTPLHVASHYGNIKLVKFLLQHQADVNAKTKLGYTPLHQAAQQGHTDVVTLLLKHGASPNEISTNGTTPLAIAKRLGYISVTDVLKIVTEETDIPSVGDKHRMSFPETVDEILDVSEDEGTAHVTVMEEELIAPKPKTPDLRDQEGKREILEFMTTTTLEQTVESPAVLQVPCIPPETVVTRAEETEQVGPVETEAEQVSLLHAPSVSPQEPSKEFDEDSLIPSSPATETSDNISPVASPVHTGFLVSFMVDARGGSMRGSRHHGLRVVIPPRACAAPTRITCRLVKPQKLPAPPPLAEEEGLGSRIIALGPAGAQFLSPVIVEIPHFASYGRGDRELVVLRSENGSVWKEHRNRYEESYMDQLLNGMDEELESQEELDKKRVCRIITTDFPLYFVVMSRICQDCDMIGPEGGCLKSTLVPMVQATFPDTAVTKRVRLALQAQPVPDELVTKLLGNQATFSPIVTVEPRRRKFHRPIGLRIPLPPSWKDNPRDSGEGDTTSLRLLCSVIGGTAQAQWEDITGTTKLVYENECANFTTNVSARFWLADCPRTAEAVHFATMLYKELTAVPYMAKFVVFAKMNDAREGRLRCYCMTDDKVDKTLEQHENFTEVARSRDIEVVEGMPLHVELSGNLVPVKKATQPRTFLFQSFRENRLVIPIKVRDSSREASGSLSFLRKAMKYEDLQHVLCHLNISIPPCTKGSGSDERRRTLTPLSLRERYSILSETSFGSLSSTDKADQKMVDIAEQLGLSWAELARELQFGVDDINRIRVENPNSLLEQSIALLNLWASREGKNVKMENLYTALRNIDRGEIVNMLEGSGRQSRSLKGSWRYTDRDYSLSPSQMNVLPGYASLQDELLSPASLHYTLPSPLRADQYWNEVAIMDAIPMAATEQDALMEMSDMQVWSSGLTPSLVTAEDSSLECSKAEDSDATSEGRFPGQLLADAHGPDHMGSMDLVEDDTVDSDAMNGLIDLLEQEEGQRPEGKMPSGDHQPGTGEQDPESEVSFVSVQQKVQARIMTSPTFSHAVEKSADRT, encoded by the exons AGAGGGCATGCACCAACCACTGTGGACCCCTTGCCTTCTTGCTGCAAGCAAGGATCTCCTGAagggatgctggagcaggagtCTGCTGTGCAG GCCGATGCTGCAACCAGTTTCTTGAGAGCTGCAAGATCTGGGAATCTGGACAAAGCCTTGGATCACCTCAGGAATGGGGTAGATATTAACACCTGTAACCAG AACGGGCTGAACGCCTTGCACCTGGCCTCCAAGGAGGGCCATGTGAAAATggtggtggagctgctgcacaagGAGATAGTTTTGGAGACAACGACCAAG AAGggaaacacagccctgcacatTGCTGCCTTGGCTGGACAACAGGACGTGGTCCGGGAGCTGGTGAACTATGGGGCCAACGTCAATGCACAGTCCCAG AAAGGCTTCACACCTCTCTACATGGCAGCGCAGGAGAACCACCTCGAAGTTGTGAAGTTCTTGCTGGAAAATGGAGCCAACCAGAATGTAGCCACAGAG GATGGCTTCACTCCACTAGCTGTGGCTCTCCAGCAAGGACATGAGAATGTGGTTGCTCACCTTATCAACTATGGGACAAAGGGTAAGGTCCGTCTGCCTGCCCTGCACATTGCAGCCCGCAATGATGACACTCGCACAGCAGCCGTGCTGCTGCAGAATGACCCCAATGCTGATGTCCTCTCCAAG ACTGGATTCACCCCTTTGCACATTGCAGCCCACTATGAGAATCTCAGTGTGGCCCAGTTACTGCTGAACCGTGGAGCCAGTGTCAACTTCACACCCCAG AATGGGATCACTCCCCTGCACATAGCTTCCCGCCGGGGCAACATCATCATGGTACGGCTGCTGCTGGACCGCGGAGCCCAGATAGAGACAAGGACCAAG GATGAGCTGACCCCTCTCCATTGTGCAGCGCGCAATGGACACGTGAGAATTGCAGAGATCCTTCTGGACCATGGGGCTCCCATTCAAGCCAAAACCAAG AACGGCTTGTCGCCGATCCACATGGCGGCACAGGGTGACCACCTGGACTGCGTACGCCTGCTCCTGCAGTACAGCGCTGAGATCGATGACATCACCCTGGACCACCTAACGCCACTGCATGTGGCTGCACACTGTGGACACCACCGGGTGGCCAAGCTGCTGGTGGAGAAGGGGGCCAAGCCCAACTCCCGAGCCTTG AATGGCTTCACGCCCCTCCATATTGCCTGCAAGAAAAACCACATCCGTGTGATGGAGCTGCTGTTGAAGACAGGTGCCTCCATTGATGCTGTCACAGAG TCTGGCCTGACGCCCCTGCACGTGGCTGCCTTCATGGGGCATCTGCCCATCGTCAAGACTCTGCTGCAGCGTGGAGCCTCTCCTAATGTGTCCAACGTG AAAGTGGAGACGCCCCTACACatggcagccagagctgggcacacaGATGTGGCAAAGTACCTGCTGCAGAACAAAGCCAAAGCCAATGCTAAGGCCAAG GATGACCAGACTCCTCTGCACTGTGCTGCACGCATCGGCCACACTGGCATGGTCAAACTCCTTTTGGAGAACAACGCCAACCCCAACCTGGCCACCACAGCAGGGCACACGCCCCTGCACATCACTGCCAGAGAGGGGCACAtggacacagccctggccctgctggagaAGGGAGCCTCACAGACCTGCATGACCAAG AAAGGATTTACCCCTCTCCACGTTGCAGCCAAGTATGGGAAGGTGGATGTGGCAGAGTTGCTGTTGGCACATGACGCTCACCCCAatgcagcagggaag AATGGCCTGACTCCACTGCATGTGGCTGTGCACCACAACAACCTGGAGATTGtcaagctgctgcttcccaagggGAGCTCCCCACACAACTCGGCCTGG AACGGGTACACCCCCCTGCACATCGCTGCCAAGCAAAACCAGATGGAGGTGGCCAGCAGCCTGCTGCAGTATGGGGCTTCTGCAAATGCTGAGTCTATGCAGGGAGTCACTCCCCTGCACCTGGCTTCCCAGGAGGGGCATGCAGACATGGTGGCACTGCTTTTCTCCAAACAAGCCAATGGCAACCTAGGCAACAAG AGTGGCCTGACTCCTCTCCATCTTGTGGCCCAAGAGGGGCATGTGCTGGTTGCTGATGTTCTAGTGAAACATGGAGTCACGGTGGATGCAATGACCAGG ATGGGCTATACCCCGCTGCATGTGGCCAGCCATTATGGGAACATCAAGCTGGTGAAGTTTTTGCTGCAGCACCAAGCTGATGTCAATGCCAAGACTAAG CTGGGCTACACCCCCCTGCATCAAGCGGCACAGCAGGGCCACACAGATGTGGTGACACTGCTGCTGAAGCACGGTGCGTCTCCCAACGAGATCAGCACA AATGGAACCACTCCCCTGGCCATTGCAAAGCGGCTCGGCTACATTTCTGTCACAGACGTGCTCAAGATTGTCACAGAGGAAACCGACATCCCG tCAGTTGGTGACAAGCACCGCATGAGCTTCCCAGAGACTGTAGATGAGATTCTGGACGTATCAGAGGATGAAG GCACTGCTCATGTCACAGTAATGG AGGAAGAGCTGATTGCACCAAAGCCCAAGACACCTGATCTCAGAGACCAGGAAGGCAAAAGGGAAATACTGGAGTTCATGACCACAACGACACTGGAGCAAAC GGTGGAGTCTCCAGCTGTCCTGCAGGTCCCCTGCATCCCACCTGAAACTGTGGTGACCAGAGCTGAGGAGACTGAGCAGGTAGGACCTGTGGAGACAGAAGCTGAGCAAGTCAGTCTGCTGCATGCACCCTCGGTGTCCCCACAGGAG CCCTCCAAGGAGTTCGACGAGGACTCCCTGatccccagcagccctgccacTGAGACCTCAGATAACATCAGCCCAGTGGCCAGCCCCGTGCACACAGG GTTCCTGGTGAGCTTCATGGTGGATGCCCGTGGTGGCTCCATGCGGGGCAGCCGGCACCATGGTCTGCGTGTGGTCATCCCGCCCCGTGCCTGTGCTGCACCGACCCGCATTACCTGCCGCCTGGTGAAGCCCCAAAAGCTACCTGCACCCCCACCACTGGCTGAGGAGGAGGGTCTGGGCAGTCGGATCATTGCTCTGGGGCCTGCTGGTGCCCAGTtcctcag CCCTGTCATTGTGGAGATTCCACACTTTGCCTCGTATGGACGTGGAGACCGTGAGCTGGTAGTGCTGCGCAGCGAGAACGGCTCTGTCTGGAAGGAGCACCGCAACCGCTATGAGGAGAGCTACATGGACCAGCTGCTCAATGGCATGGACGAGG agctggagagccaggaggagctggataAGAAGAGGGTCTGCCGCATCATCACCACCGACTTCCCTCTCTACTTTGTGGTCATGTCCCGGATTTGCCAGGACTGTGACATGATTGGCCCTGAGGGAGGCTGTTTGAAAAGCACACTGGTGCCCATGGTACAGGCCACCTTTCCAGACACTGCTGTCACCAAGAGAGTGAGGCTGGCCCTGCAG gcacagcctgtgcctgaTGAGTTGGTGACTAAGCTGCTGGGGAACCAAGCGACCTTCAGCCCCATTGTCACAGTGGAGCCACGACGGAGGAAGTTCCACCGCCCTATTGGCCTCCGTATCCCACTGCCACCATCCTGGAAGGACAATCCCCGAGACAGTGGTGAGGGTGACACCACCAGCCTACGTCTGCTCTGCAGTGTGATCG GAGGGACAGCCCAAGCCCAGTGGGAAGACATAACAGGCACCACAAAGCTGGTCTATGAAAATGAGTGTGCTAACTTTACCACCAATGTGTCTGCCAG GTTCTGGCTGGCCGACTGCCCACGCACAGCTGAGGCTGTGCACTTTGCCACGATGCTGTACAAGGAGCTGACAGCCGTGCCCTACATGGCCAAATTCGTGGTGTTTGCCAAGATGAATGATGCACGAGAAGGCCGGCTGCGCTGCTACTGCATGACTGATGACAAGGTTGACAAGACTTTAGAGCAGCATGAGAACTTCACAGAGGTGGCCCGCAGCAGGGACATTGAG GTGGTAGAGGGGATGCCTTTGCACGTTGAACTCTCAGGGAACCTGGTGCCTGTCAAGAAGGCCACTCAGCCCCGCACCTTCCTCTTCCAGTCCTTCCGGGAGAATCGTCTTGTCATCCCCATCAAG GTCCGGGACAGCAGCCGGGAAGCCAGTGGCTCCCTGTCTTTCTTGCGTAAGGCCATGAAATACGAGGACCTCCAGCATGTGCTCTGCCACCTGAACATCAGCATACCACCCTGCACCAAG GGAAGTGGCAGTGATGAGCGAAGGAGGACACTGACGCCATTGTCTCTGCGGGAGCGATACAGCATTCTAAGTGAGACCAGTTTTG gctctctgagcagcacagacaaGGCAGACCAGAAGATGGTTGACATAGCAGAACAGCTGGGCCTCAGCTGGGCCG AGCTGGCACGTGAGCTGCAATTTGGGGTGGATGACATCAACAGGATACGTGTGGAGAACCCCAATTCCCTTCTGGAGCAGAGCATAGCCTTACTCAACCTCTGGGCCAGCCGTGAGGGCAAGAATGTCAAGA TGGAGAACCTGTACACTGCACTGAGGAACATTGACCGCGGCGAGATTGTCAACATGCTGGAGGGCTCTGGTCGGCAGAGCCGCAGCCTGAAGGGAAGTTGGCGCTACACGGACAGAGACTACTCTCTCTCACCATCCCAGATGAATG TGCTGCCAG GTTACGCTTCACTGCAGGACgagctgctgtcccctgcctcCCTGCATTACACACTGCCATCCCCGCTGCGTGCCGACCAGTACTGGAATGAGGTGGCCATCATGGATGCTATCCCCATGGCTGCCACTGAGCAGGATGCCCTGATGGAGATGTCCGACATGCAGGTGTGGTCCTCGGGGCTCACCCCCTCGCTGGTGACTGCTGAGGACTCCTCTCTGGAGTGCAGCAAGGCTGAGGACTCCGATGCCACAAGCGAAGGCCGGTTCCCAGGGCAACTTCTAGCAGATGCTCATGGCCCAGACCACATGGGCTCTATGGACCTGGTTGAGGATGACACAGTGGACTCAGATGCCATGAATGGCCTGATTGACCTTCtagagcaggaggaggggcagaggcCAGAGGGGAAGATGCCATCTGGTGATCATCAACCAGGGACTGGGGAGCAGGACCCGGAGAGTGAAGTCTCTTTTGTTTCAGTTCAGCAGAAGGTGCAAGCCAGGATCATGACATCACCTACCTTTAGCCATGCTGTGGAGAAGAGTGCAGACAG GACCTGA